The Pelmatolapia mariae isolate MD_Pm_ZW linkage group LG10_11, Pm_UMD_F_2, whole genome shotgun sequence genome includes a region encoding these proteins:
- the LOC134637168 gene encoding uncharacterized protein LOC134637168, whose product MLHHIYTTTKIKLLDSSPVVLTHSQCSCVAGAVMCNHTMALLFQTAHYSQLRVPVVPPVHSCTESEQQWHKPRTVGVKPGPINSMIFTKPVPNRMAHTGVRSDFYRGMVGPLPDPCLFRITEEYAKFNIEDRPLVTTMNMRPDKPLVESAFGLVQEGSVLSYQQPVLTTRYITLHRDAPPTPHLPLEGYDILPSDCVFVCSEEELLHLKSLSVTLEMAHKIEEATREQSSSSEWHQLRRPRVTASKFREVCHVRGQSSAESLAERILKGTRQTADIRRGTEMEPVIAAEYSRLMNVNYSPCGLVIHPIAPWLAASPDGVVFDPNEYPQFGLVEFKCPNVQNVIDCKYVQMECGTPKLKKEPRILLASARTTAHQWDAVV is encoded by the exons ATGCTGCATCATATATACACAACTACGAAG ATTAAGCTTCTGGATTCATCGCCGGTGGTACTGACACATAGCCAGTGCTCCTGTGTGGCAGGCGCTGTTATGTGCAATCACACAATGGCACTGCTCTTCCAAACAGCACACTACTCACAACTCAGAGTGCCGGTTGTCCCCCCTGTGCATAGCTGCACGGAATCTGAACAGCAATGGCACAAGCCACGGACAGTG GGTGTGAAGCCAGGACCCATCAACTCCATGATCTTCACTAAGCCGGTACCAAATAGGATGGCCCATACTGGAGTACG GAGTGACTTCTACAGAGGCATGGTGGGTCCGTTACCAGATCCCTGCTTGTTCAGAATAACGGAGGAATATGCAAAATTTAATATTGAGGACAGGCCCCTTGTGACCACAATGAACATGAGACCTGACAAGCCCCTTGTGGAAAGTGCCTTTGGGCTGGTGCAGGAGGGCAGTGTTCTGTCATATCAGCAGCCGGTTTTGACAACCCGGTACATCACACTACACCGTGATGCACCACCAACACCGCACTTGCCTCTGGAGGGGTATGACATCTTGCCATcagattgtgtgtttgtgtgctcagAAGAAGAGCTTCTGCATCTGAAAAGCTTGTCTGTAACTCTGGAAATGGCTCACAAAATAGAGGAAGCTACACGTGAGCAAAGCTCTTCATCTGAGTGGCATCAGCTCCGCAGGCCCAGAGTGACTGCCTCTAAGTTTCGGGAGGTGTGTCACGTCAGAGGCCAGAGCTCGGCAGAGTCACTAGCAGAGCGTATATTGAAGGGAACAAGGCAAACAGCAGACATAAGGAGAGGAACTGAGATGGAGCCTGTAATAGCAGCAGAGTATAGTAGGCTAATGAATGTTAACTACTCACCCTGTGGTCTGGTCATTCACCCCATTGCCCCCTGGCTTGCTGCATCTCCTGATGGTGTTGTTTTTGACCCCAATGAATACCCCCAGTTTGGCCTTGTTGAATTCAAATGTCCCAATGTACAAAACGTTATTGACTGCAAATATGTGCAGATGGAATGTGGTACCCCTAAACTAAAAAAAGAGCCACGCATATTACTGGCAAGTGCAAGGACAACTGCTCATCAGTGGGATGCAGTGGTGTGA